The Leptospira paudalimensis region GAAAGTATTCCAAAAAACAAATAACAAACTCTTCAAGGTGTAAATTTTGGCATAAAAAAACCCGGAGATTGATTTCCGGGTTTTTTCTTTCAAGAGAACAATTCCAGTGGTTTAGCTGGAAATGTATTCTCTGTTCAGACGTGTGATAAAATTAACCGAAATTTCTTTCGGGCATGCAGCCTCACACTCGTATTGGTTTGTACAATTTCCAAATCCTTCTTTGTCCATTGCACTTACCATTTTACGAACTCTTTCTTTTTTCTCCACAACACCTTGTGGTAAAAGAGCTAGGTGAGAAACCTTTGCCGAAACAAATAACATTGCCGATGCATTTTTACAAGCAGCAACACAAGCACCGCATCCGATACAAGTAGCCGCGTCCATCGCAAGGTCCGCATCCACTTTTGGAATCGGAAGTGCGTTTCCGTCTGGAGCTCCACCTGTGTTTACATTCACATAACCACCCGCTTGGATGATACGATCAAAAGCAGATCTGTCCACAACTAAGTCTTTTGTCACAGGGAAAGCTTTTGCACGCCAAGGTTCTATCACAACAGTATCACCATCTTTGAACTTACGCATGTGCAATTGGCAAGTGGTGGTTCCTTTTTCTGGACCATGAGGAACACCGTTGATCACCATAGAACAAGACCCACAAATTCCTTCGCGACAGTCATGGTCGAAAGCAATAGGGTCTTCTCCTTTTTTGATGAGGCCGTCGTTCACAACATCAAGCATTTCCAAAAAAGACATATGTTCATTTACGTTGTTTGCCTCGTAACTGACCATACGACCTTTGTCGTTTTTGTCTTTTTGTCTCCAAACTTTAAGGTGTAACTTCATTGAATCCATTATTTGTAGCTCCTTACGGCTAAGTGGATGTTTTCGTATTCGAGTTTTTCTCGGTGTTCTACTGGAGTTTTTCCTTCTCCTTGGTATTCCCAAGCCGATACGTGGCAGAATTTATCATCGTTACGTTTTGCTTCGCCATCTTCCGTTTGGTGTTCTTCGCGGAAGTGACCACCACAAGATTCTTCTCTAGTGAGTGCATCAAGACACATCAATTCACCAAATTCTAAGAAGTCAGCAACACGACCTGCTTTTTCTAACTCTTGGTTGAGTTCCGAACCAGAACCTGCAACTTTTACATTTTTCCAGAATTCCTCACGGAGTTCAGGGATTTTTTTCAAAGCATCTTTTAGGCCTTTTTCGTTTCTTGCCATACCACATTGGTCCCACATGATCTTTCCAAGTGCTCTATGGAAATCATCTGGTGTTTTATTACCATTGATAGAGAGGAATTTGTTTGTCATTTCACGAACACGAGCTTCCGCTTCTTTGAATTCAGGGCGGTCTGTGGAAATGTTTTTGGCTCCTTCTTTGGCAAAATAATCACCAATTGTATAAGGAATCACAAAGTATCCATCGGCAAGACCTTGCATCAGAGCGGATGCTCCTAAACGGTTCGCACCATGGTCAGAGAAGTTTGCTTCTCCAAGAACATGAAGGCCAGGGATATTGGACATGAGGTTATAATCCACCCAAAGGCCACCCATCGTGTAGTGAACCGCAGGGTAAATTCGCATTGGCACTTTGTATGGGTTCTCTCCCGTGATGCGCTCATACATTTGGAAGAGGTTGTCGTAACGGTCAGCAACGACATTTTCTCCCAATCGTTTGATGGAATCAGAAAAATCCAAATACACACCAAGGCGTTTGTCCCCAACTTTTGGGCCTACACCAAGACCATTGTCACACGCTTCTTTTGCAGAACGCGATGAAATATCACGAGGAGCAAGGTTACCGTAAGAAGGGTATTTTCTTTCTAGGTAATAATCTCTTTCTTCCTCTGGGATTTCGTGAGGAGGGCGAAGGTCATCCTTTTTCTTTGGAACCCAAACACGTCCGTCATTTCGAAGGGATTCCGACATCAGAGTGAGCTTCGATTGGTAGTCTCCCGATTGTGGGATACAAGTTGGGTGGATTTGAGTGTAACAAGGGTTTGCAAACGCTGCCCCTTTTTTATATGCACGGTAAGTTGCTGTTACGTTGGAACCTTTTGCATTGGTAGAAAGGTAAAAAACGTTTCCGTAACCACCGGAAGCCAAAATCACCGCATCCCCAGCATGAGAAGAAATTTCACCCGTTACTAAATCACGAACGACAATCCCTTTGGCATGGCCATCAACAAGCACTAACTCTAACATCTCTGTTCTTGCGTACATTTTCACCGCACCACGAGAGATTTGTTTTTCTAGAGCAGAGTAAGCACCAAGGAGTAACTGTTGGCCAGTTTGGCCTTTTGCATAAAACGTACGAGAAACTTGGGCTCCACCAAACGAACGGTTGGAGAGAGTTCCACCATATTCACGGGCAAACGGAACACCTTGTGCCACACATTGGTCAATGATGTTTGTAGATACTTGTGCCAAACGATATACGTTAGCTTCTCTAGCACGGAAGTCCCCACCTTTTACAGTGTCATAAAACAATCTGTAAACAGAGTCACCGTCGTTTTGGTAGTTCTTTGCAGCATTGATTCCACCTTGTGCCGCAATGGAGTGAGCTCGTCTTGGGCTATCTTGGAAACAAAATACGGATACTTGGTAACCAAGTTCGGAAAGAGTTGCTGCAGCGGATGCACCAGCAAGACCTGTTCCTACAATAATTACTTTGTATTTACGTTTGTTAGCTGGATTGACTAATTTAATATCTTGTTTGTGTTTGTCCCATTTTTGTTCTAATGGGCCTGATGGTATTTTTGAATCTAATTTCATATTCTCTCCTAAAACCCCTTAGCGAACATACCCGAGTAAAATCGAGAGTGGCATGGAACAATTTCCAACAAAAACGAGGAGCCCAAGTCCTGTGGATATTTTTTGAATTGTGGGATTGTGTTTTGGGGCAAGAATCCCAAGTGTTTGTAACATGGAACCCAATGCATGGGAAAAATGTAACGCAAGGAAAACCATAAAAACAATATAACTAATTGCAATTGTTGGGTCTTGGAAACCAAGGATTACCATTGCATACACATCATGCACTACATCACCATTCTTTAGAATGTATTCGTGAGTGTAGTGCTCAGGGTTGGTATAACCCAATGTAAAGTGAGCTAAATGGTAAACAAGAAAGGTTAAAAGTAATAATCCACTGTAAGCCATCGTACGAGATGCGAACGATGCCTGGATGGTTGTATTCTTTGCGTAAGAGACGGGTCTCGCAGAACTGTTTTCAAACTTCAGGAGAATGGCAGTGCATACGTGTCCAAAAAAAGCCACGATGAGTCCAATCCGTGCTACCCAAAGAAGGGGTCCTAAATCTTTGAGAAACTTTGCGTAGGTGTTTAATTTTTCTGGTCCTTGGAAAACTTGAAGGTTTCCGACCATGTGAAGGATCACGAATCCAAACCAGATAAATCCGGTAATGGCCATTATGATCTTCTTTCCAATTGAGGATCGAAAGAAGTCTAGACTCAACGTCATTGAAGAGCTCCTGTTAGAGTATAGGTGTAAATTTTTCTATTACGTCCAGATTTAGACAGATTCCACTTTCCGTAAATTCATAAATCTTGGCAGGGTCAAAATGAGATATTGAGTTTGTTTCTCAATACAGAAGAGAAACGGAATGGAGTACGAAAAGGGATTGAGTTCCTTCTTCGGCAAAATAGGATAAACAAAGTTTGTTTACTCGCCAAGGGAAAAAACCCATTCCCACAATTTTCATCCAAAACCGCTTGTATTTGCCCTTATTTGTAACATGCCTTGTCTTCATTAGTTGTGGTCCCACTCGTGTTAAAACCAACTTAGATACAAGAAAAGAGTATCTAAGGGAGGTAGGTTTGCCCATCCTTGTTTCCATCCAACCCAGGCATAATAAGGAAAAAAAAGAACTTCAGCTTTTTATCAAAACCGAAAACCTAACAAAGATTAAGATTAACAAATTTCAGATTCTATTTTTTGCCAGTGACCAAAACCGTCAATTTTTGATTCCAGATGAGCAGAAAACTCCTGAACTCATTTGTTTGATTCCCAAAACAATCATGCCTGATACAATCTATAAATGCCATGTTGGACCCTTTGTTTATAGCCAGTTATGGGATTCAATTGCAATCCATTCGATCTCATTCACTACAGAAGACAAAGTTCGCCATGTGATCAGTGAAGATGACATCGATGATGTTGTAATATGGCTTTGATCATAAAATAATTACAGTACAGGCGAACAAATTGTTACACAAGAATTGAATGGTTTCATCCATTCGCCTTGACAACGGATACGAGTGAAAATACCGTTTCTAGACCGTTATGTTTTCCCATTTAAAACAAGACATTCCCTCTGGACTCGTTGTATTTTTAGTAGCTCTTCCTCTTTGTTTAGGTGTCGCACTTGCATGTGGTGCACCATTATTATCAGGAGTGATCTCTGGTATCATTGGAGGAATTGTTGTTGGTTTCCTTAGTCATTCTAGAACAAGTGTGAGTGGTCCTGCTGCTGGCCTTGTTACGTTGGTTCTTGCCGCAACGACTGCATTAGGCGATTACCAAACATTTTTATTGTCTGTATTTTTGGCAGGTTTTATTCAGATAGGACTTGGAATTTTAAGACTTGGTTTTATCGCAAATTACGTACCTTCCAATGTTATCCAAGGATTACTTGCATCCATCGGGATCATCCTGATACTCAAACAAATTCCTCACTCTGTCGGATTTGATATCAATCCAGAAGAAGATTTTATTTTTTTCCAAAGGGATGGAGAAAATACATTTTCAGAATTATTGAACAT contains the following coding sequences:
- a CDS encoding succinate dehydrogenase/fumarate reductase iron-sulfur subunit, giving the protein MKLHLKVWRQKDKNDKGRMVSYEANNVNEHMSFLEMLDVVNDGLIKKGEDPIAFDHDCREGICGSCSMVINGVPHGPEKGTTTCQLHMRKFKDGDTVVIEPWRAKAFPVTKDLVVDRSAFDRIIQAGGYVNVNTGGAPDGNALPIPKVDADLAMDAATCIGCGACVAACKNASAMLFVSAKVSHLALLPQGVVEKKERVRKMVSAMDKEGFGNCTNQYECEAACPKEISVNFITRLNREYISS
- a CDS encoding fumarate reductase/succinate dehydrogenase flavoprotein subunit; amino-acid sequence: MKLDSKIPSGPLEQKWDKHKQDIKLVNPANKRKYKVIIVGTGLAGASAAATLSELGYQVSVFCFQDSPRRAHSIAAQGGINAAKNYQNDGDSVYRLFYDTVKGGDFRAREANVYRLAQVSTNIIDQCVAQGVPFAREYGGTLSNRSFGGAQVSRTFYAKGQTGQQLLLGAYSALEKQISRGAVKMYARTEMLELVLVDGHAKGIVVRDLVTGEISSHAGDAVILASGGYGNVFYLSTNAKGSNVTATYRAYKKGAAFANPCYTQIHPTCIPQSGDYQSKLTLMSESLRNDGRVWVPKKKDDLRPPHEIPEEERDYYLERKYPSYGNLAPRDISSRSAKEACDNGLGVGPKVGDKRLGVYLDFSDSIKRLGENVVADRYDNLFQMYERITGENPYKVPMRIYPAVHYTMGGLWVDYNLMSNIPGLHVLGEANFSDHGANRLGASALMQGLADGYFVIPYTIGDYFAKEGAKNISTDRPEFKEAEARVREMTNKFLSINGNKTPDDFHRALGKIMWDQCGMARNEKGLKDALKKIPELREEFWKNVKVAGSGSELNQELEKAGRVADFLEFGELMCLDALTREESCGGHFREEHQTEDGEAKRNDDKFCHVSAWEYQGEGKTPVEHREKLEYENIHLAVRSYK
- a CDS encoding succinate dehydrogenase cytochrome b subunit, with the translated sequence MTLSLDFFRSSIGKKIIMAITGFIWFGFVILHMVGNLQVFQGPEKLNTYAKFLKDLGPLLWVARIGLIVAFFGHVCTAILLKFENSSARPVSYAKNTTIQASFASRTMAYSGLLLLTFLVYHLAHFTLGYTNPEHYTHEYILKNGDVVHDVYAMVILGFQDPTIAISYIVFMVFLALHFSHALGSMLQTLGILAPKHNPTIQKISTGLGLLVFVGNCSMPLSILLGYVR